In Astatotilapia calliptera chromosome 23, fAstCal1.2, whole genome shotgun sequence, a genomic segment contains:
- the LOC113016656 gene encoding probable ribonuclease ZC3H12C, with product MGQKDHVEAGSGHILDLGLDLEYLHVAGGDRQAGGADGPPAMEEQGESTAGSPPLTVLEENSGFDAEGESALTSSSTLAPGTDSDGGDGGSTHSKNTHQPLCRTQCVDLGTEGPPEPPSELLAELECDAHAQSTLGSPSEHLPEPPPSLSASEPGYEAGGKEYQAKLEFALKLGYSEETVRLVLSKLGPDTLINDILGELVKLGTKSDSEQPAGLLASTSSSSSSSSSCGCSDLLEGQRPDSPCHSDSLCDQDNLRPVVIDGSNVAMSHGNKEVFSCQGIQLAVDWFLERGHQDITVFVPAWRKEQSRPDAPITDQDILRRLEKEKILVFTPSRRVQGRRVVCYDDRFIVKLAYESDGIIVSNDNYRDLANEKPEWKKFIDERLLMYSFVNDKFMPPDDPLGRHGPSLDNFLRKRPVMPEQKKQPCPYGKKCTYGHKCKYYHPERGAQPQRAVADELRASAKTCVVSKNQGDAGLVKSHSVPAGSIDAKKGAPKRQSDPSIRALSYSDAEEKLLAKGRLEVQKNTVCGSSSSSSTSGSCGGSVSMSPAPGGPPSTLGLPQEQQARPVMPHGHLPAPSHDLYPHCESPDLSYYSVTRAYTGLSLSSRRSPDCRFPNDTDLRLGSAGSECSSESSVSCGSSCDLYSERQCPGCPPDPLLEDAVHFPNPHSRLYSHHATSSHELCGLHPAEYTNIQHSHTPSTGLHPYHLSAARGQSCAHDPPPLEAPPKRPLYPLPPHLQHQPLTARSSCPGDYHSLPQSNPAPPGSPLGRCLAPTRAESVSDSHLYEHLSTSHHRHRPKALPSWDKYYRQPPLPPSRYEPPTYQSLPDTRQSSWHTPPWTQDGYGQHHSSHPALHPSPTHYLSHPPPPAHSPCPPHPSSTPLPPYPPHSSHLTVPSHAPPSYMSQHPESPSHSRYGDAREKVYINLCNIFPSELVSRVMARSPHITDPQQLAAAILAEKAQTGY from the exons ATGGGTCAGAAGGACCATGTGGAGGCAGGTTCAGGCCATATCCTCGACCTGGGGCTGGATTTGGAGTATCTACACGTAGCGGGGGGTGACCGGCAGGCTGGCGGCGCTGACGGGCCCCCTGCTATGGAGGAGCAGGGGGAGAGCACCGCTGGCTCCCCTCCACTGACCGTCCTAGAGGAAAACAGTGGGTTCGACGCAGAGGGCGAGTCAGCGTTGACCTCCAGCTCCACCCTCGCTCCAGGTACCGACTCGGACGGAGGAGACGGAGGGTCGACTCACAGTAAGAACACCCACCAGCCCCTCTGCCGGACCCAGTGTGTGGACTTAGGCACCGAAGGCCCTCCCGAGCCCCCATCTGAACTTCTAGCAGAGCTTGAATGTGACGCCCATGCCCAGTCCACACTCGGCTCCCCATCCGAGCACCTGCCTGAACCTCCACCCAGTCTGTCTGCTTCAGAGCCTGGCTATGAGGCTGGTGGGAAAGAGTACCAGGCTAAGCTCGAGTTTGCCCTCAAACTCGGCTACTCCGAGGAGACGGTGCGACTGGTGCTGTCTAAGCTCGGCCCTGACACCCTAATCAATGACATACTGGGAGAGCTGGTCAAGCTGGGCACCAAGTCAGACAGTGAGCAGCCGGCTGGATTATTAGCCTCtacctcatcctcttcatcttcctcatcctcctGTGGATGTTCTGATTTGCTGGAAGGCCAGAGGCCAGACTCACCCTGTCATTCAGACTCTTTGTGTGACCAGGACAACCTGCGGCCAGTCGTGATAGATGGCAGCAATGTAGCCATGAG CCATGGCAACAAGGAAGTGTTTTCCTGTCAGGGCATCCAGCTGGCTGTAGATTGGTTCCTCGAGCGCGGCCATCAAGACATCACAGTTTTTGTGCCTGCGTGGCGGAAAGAGCAGTCCCGACCCGATGCCCCTATAACAG ATCAGGACATCTTACGTCGCCTAGAGAAGGAAAAAATCCTGGTGTTCACGCCTTCACGGCGTGTCCAAGGTCGACGCGTGGTCTGCTATGACGACCGCTTCATTGTCAAGCTGGCCTATGAGTCAGACGGCATTATCGTCTCCAACGACAACTACAGAGACCTGGCTAACGAGAAGCCCGAGTGGAAGAAGTTCATAGATGAGAGGCTTCTCATGTATTCCTTTGTCAATGATAA ATTCATGCCGCCAGATGACCCTCTTGGTCGTCACGGCCCGAGCTTAGACAACTTCCTGAGAAAAAGGCCCGTCATGCCTGAGCAGAAGAAGCAGCCTTGTCCATACG GAAAGAAGTGTACTTACGGTCACAAATGTAAGTACTACCACCCGGAGCGAGGCGCCCAACCACAGCGTGCCGTGGCTGATGAGCTGCGTGCCAGCGCCAAGACTTGCGTCGTCTCAAAGAACCAGGGCGACGCCGGGCTGGTGAAGAGCCACAGCGTGCCAGCTGGCAGCATCGACGCCAAGAAAGGCGCCCCGAAAAGGCAGTCGGACCCCAGCATCCGAGCTCTGTCATACAGCGACGCCGAAGAGAAGCTGCTGGCCAAAGGGAGGCTGGAGGTGCagaagaatactgtgtgtggcagcagcagtagcagctcCACTAGCGGTAGCTGCGGTGGGAGTGTAAGCATGTCCCCGGCCCCAGGAGGCCCACCATCCACTCTTGGCCTCCCACAAGAGCAGCAAGCGAGACCAGTGATGCCTCATGGTCACTTACCAGCCCCCAGCCATGACCTTTACCCTCACTGTGAGTCTCCAGACTTAAGCTACTATTCAGTAACACGTGCTTACACTGGCCTGAGTCTCTCCTCCAGACGGAGCCCAGACTGTCGCTTCCCCAATGACACAGACCTGCGGCTGGGCTCAGCTGGCTCCGAGTGCAGCAGCGAAAGCAGCGTCAGTTGCGGCAGCAGCTGCGACTTGTACAGCGAGAGGCAGTGTCCCGGATGCCCCCCGGACCCCTTACTGGAAGACGCTGTCCATTTTCCTAATCCCCACAGCCGACTGTACTCCCATCATGCCACATCTAGCCATGAACTTTGTGGCCTGCATCCTGCCGAATACACAAACATTCAGCACAGCCACACGCCGAGCACAGGACTACACCCTTACCACCTGAGCGCCGCACGCGGGCAGAGCTGCGCTCATGATCCGCCTCCACTAGAGGCTCCCCCAAAGCGGCCCCTCTACCCCCTGCCCCCTCATCTCCAGCACCAACCGCTGACCGCACGGTCCAGCTGCCCAGGCGACTACCACTCTCTGCCGCAGTCCAACCCCGCACCCCCTGGCTCACCCCTTGGCCGCTGCCTGGCCCCAACGCGAGCAGAAAGTGTGTCCGACTCACACCTGTACGAACACCTCTCCACATCACACCATCGCCACCGACCAAAAGCCCTGCCCAGCTGGGACAAGTACTACAGGCAGCCACCGCTGCCGCCGTCCAGATACGAGCCGCCTACCTACCAAAGCCTGCCAGACACACGCCAGTCGTCCTGGCACACTCCTCCATGGACACAAGACGGCTACGGCCAGCATCACTCCTCTCACCCAGCTCTCCACCCATCCCCAACTCATTACCTCAGCCACCCACCGCCCCCAGCCCACTCTCCTTGCCCGCCTCATCCATCCAGCACCCCTCTCCCGCCGTACCCACCTCACAGCTCTCACCTTACCGTGCCGTCTCATGCCCCTCCCTCCTACATGTCACAGCACCCAGAATCCCCTTCGCACAGTCGCTACGGCGATGCGAGGGAGAAAGTGTACATAAACCTGTGCAACATCTTCCCCTCAGAGCTGGTAAGCCGGGTTATGGCCAGAAGCCCCCACATCACAGACCCCCAGCAGCTGGCAGCTGCCATCCTTGCAGAAAAAGCCCAAACAGGCTACTGA